The proteins below come from a single Streptomyces sp. B3I8 genomic window:
- a CDS encoding Lrp/AsnC family transcriptional regulator, giving the protein MDAVDRQLIQALRENGRASYAELGRLVGLSGPSVTDRINRLEAAGVITGYRATVDSASLGLGVTALIGISLSDAVDHEDVATRLKDLHEIEDCWFIAGDDSFMIKVRASDVDDLERTIRRLSGTKGVSRTRTTIVLSTKWENRVGELPEEVS; this is encoded by the coding sequence ATGGACGCGGTGGACAGGCAGCTCATCCAGGCCCTGCGGGAGAACGGCCGGGCCTCCTACGCGGAGCTGGGCCGCCTCGTCGGTCTGTCGGGACCCAGTGTCACCGACCGCATCAACCGCCTGGAGGCGGCCGGCGTGATCACCGGGTATCGCGCCACCGTCGACTCCGCCTCGCTCGGGCTCGGCGTCACCGCCCTGATCGGCATCTCGCTCTCCGACGCCGTCGACCACGAGGACGTGGCGACCCGGCTGAAGGACCTGCACGAGATCGAGGACTGCTGGTTCATCGCGGGAGACGACTCCTTCATGATCAAGGTGCGGGCCTCGGACGTGGACGACCTGGAGCGGACCATCCGGCGGCTGTCCGGCACCAAGGGCGTCTCCCGGACCCGTACCACGATCGTGCTCTCCACGAAGTGGGAGAACAGAGTGGGCGAGCTGCCCGAAGAGGTGAGCTGA
- a CDS encoding zinc-binding alcohol dehydrogenase family protein, giving the protein MTEQNSALWLPKRGTRFEVGPAAYTPAAQGEVVVRVRAVAVNPVDAIPGLAYRLVLPWLTFPAVIGSDVAGEVVETGPGVTRVKPGDRVLGHAFGVEKSQNRAAEGAFQHYVVLMQHMLSPLPDTLPFEQAAVLPLTLSTAATGMFQKDHLALALPTVSAADRSETVLVWGASTSVGSSAVQLARNAGYRVVATASPRNFDYVRSLGAAEIVDRNSSTAVAELVERIGESPLAGTLAIGNGSLKPTIAVAARTTGSKRVASAMPSLFVRMGARRASRLGVTVSGIWGGTLKDNEIGPAIYADFLPAALASGVFRAAPDASVVGHGLDAIPEALRQLKKGVSAKKLVVTL; this is encoded by the coding sequence ATGACCGAGCAGAACAGCGCTCTGTGGCTCCCCAAGCGCGGTACGCGCTTCGAAGTGGGCCCCGCCGCCTACACACCCGCGGCGCAGGGTGAGGTCGTCGTGCGGGTCCGGGCCGTCGCCGTGAACCCCGTCGACGCGATACCGGGCCTCGCCTACCGCCTGGTCCTGCCGTGGCTGACGTTTCCGGCCGTCATCGGCTCGGACGTGGCCGGAGAGGTCGTCGAGACCGGCCCGGGCGTGACGCGCGTGAAGCCCGGCGATCGTGTCCTGGGGCATGCGTTCGGCGTGGAGAAATCGCAGAACCGGGCCGCGGAGGGTGCCTTCCAGCACTATGTCGTGCTGATGCAGCACATGCTGTCCCCCCTGCCCGACACCTTGCCCTTCGAGCAGGCGGCCGTGCTACCCCTGACCCTGTCGACCGCGGCGACGGGCATGTTCCAGAAGGACCACCTCGCGCTGGCGCTGCCCACCGTGAGTGCCGCCGACCGGTCGGAGACGGTGCTGGTGTGGGGCGCGTCGACGAGCGTGGGCTCCAGCGCGGTACAGCTCGCCCGCAATGCCGGTTACCGGGTCGTGGCGACCGCGTCCCCGCGCAACTTCGACTACGTTCGCTCGCTGGGCGCGGCCGAGATCGTCGACCGCAACAGCTCCACTGCCGTGGCGGAGCTCGTGGAGCGGATCGGCGAGAGCCCACTGGCCGGCACTCTGGCGATCGGCAACGGATCACTCAAGCCCACCATCGCGGTCGCCGCACGGACCACGGGCAGCAAGCGCGTCGCCTCGGCCATGCCCAGCCTGTTCGTCCGCATGGGGGCCCGGCGGGCATCGCGCCTCGGGGTCACGGTGAGCGGCATCTGGGGCGGCACGCTCAAGGACAATGAGATCGGACCGGCGATCTACGCGGATTTCCTCCCGGCCGCGCTCGCCTCCGGCGTCTTCCGGGCCGCGCCCGACGCCAGTGTCGTCGGCCACGGACTGGACGCCATCCCCGAGGCGCTGCGGCAGCTCAAGAAGGGCGTGTCCGCGAAGAAGCTGGTCGTCACCCTCTGA
- the mqnE gene encoding aminofutalosine synthase MqnE — protein MDVGLKRELEDKVRSGERLTREDGVALYESDDLAWLGGLAHEVRTRKNGDVVHFNVNRHLNMTNVCTASCAYCSFQRKPGEKDAYTMRIEEAVKLAKAMEGENLTELHIVNGLHPNLPWRYYPRSLRELKAALPDVSLKAFTATEIHHFETISGMSASDILDELIDAGLESLTGGGAEIFDWEVRQHIVDHRTHWEDWSRIHRLAHEKGLKTPCTMLYGHIEEPRHRVDHVLRLRELQDETGGFQVFIPLRYQHDFVDMKDGKIRNRLQARTRMATGAEALKTFAVSRLLFDNVPHVKVFWVMHGVRTAQLALQHGADDMDGSVVEYKITHDADDYGTPNKLTREDLLDLIRDAGFRPVERNTRYEIIREYDGADPARRDEPQPMRV, from the coding sequence ATGGACGTCGGGCTCAAGCGCGAGCTGGAGGACAAGGTCAGGTCCGGTGAACGGCTGACCCGCGAGGACGGCGTCGCGCTGTACGAGTCGGACGACCTGGCCTGGCTCGGCGGGCTCGCCCACGAGGTGCGGACGCGGAAGAACGGCGACGTCGTCCACTTCAACGTCAACCGTCACCTCAACATGACGAACGTGTGCACGGCGTCCTGCGCCTACTGCTCCTTCCAGCGCAAGCCGGGCGAGAAGGACGCGTACACGATGCGCATCGAGGAGGCGGTGAAGCTCGCCAAGGCGATGGAGGGCGAGAACCTCACCGAACTGCACATCGTCAACGGGCTGCACCCCAACCTGCCGTGGCGCTATTACCCGCGCTCGCTGCGGGAGTTGAAGGCCGCGCTGCCGGACGTGTCCCTCAAGGCGTTCACGGCCACCGAGATCCACCACTTCGAGACGATCTCCGGAATGTCCGCCTCCGACATCCTGGACGAGCTGATCGACGCCGGTCTGGAGTCCCTCACCGGAGGCGGCGCGGAGATCTTCGACTGGGAGGTGCGGCAGCACATCGTCGACCACCGCACCCACTGGGAGGATTGGTCGCGCATCCACCGGCTGGCGCACGAGAAGGGGCTCAAGACCCCGTGCACCATGCTGTACGGGCACATCGAGGAGCCCCGCCACCGCGTGGACCACGTGCTGCGGCTGCGCGAGCTGCAGGACGAGACCGGCGGCTTCCAGGTCTTCATCCCGCTGCGCTACCAGCACGACTTCGTCGACATGAAGGACGGCAAGATCCGCAACCGCCTCCAGGCACGCACCCGGATGGCGACGGGCGCGGAGGCGCTGAAGACCTTCGCGGTCTCCCGGCTGCTGTTCGACAACGTCCCGCACGTCAAGGTCTTCTGGGTCATGCACGGCGTGCGGACCGCGCAGCTCGCCCTCCAGCACGGCGCGGACGACATGGACGGCTCGGTCGTCGAGTACAAGATCACGCACGACGCGGACGACTACGGCACGCCGAACAAGCTCACCCGCGAGGACCTGCTCGACCTGATCCGCGACGCCGGGTTCCGCCCGGTCGAGCGCAACACGCGCTACGAGATCATCCGCGAGTACGACGGCGCCGACC
- a CDS encoding UbiX family flavin prenyltransferase, whose product MNPANPGRTARTPWIVGVSGASGTPYAAAVLRALLAAGESVDLVVSRAARLTLLDETGIGFRDAHWQADLRAWLARGADGKPDTFAAEIAETDRTASLGAVRHWAAGDLAAGPSSGSYPAKGMLIVPASTACVAGVALGLSKDLLQRAASVTLKEGRRLVVTVRETPLNGQTLRHLVALDDAGATVLPASPAFYAGATHIQDLVDFVAGRALDAAGVPHTLYRRWEGDLGGGRTTTQHPHYPNSAEG is encoded by the coding sequence GTGAACCCAGCCAACCCAGGCAGGACGGCGCGTACACCTTGGATCGTAGGGGTGTCGGGCGCTTCCGGTACCCCGTATGCCGCGGCCGTGCTGCGTGCGCTGCTCGCCGCCGGCGAGAGCGTGGACCTCGTGGTGTCGCGCGCCGCCCGGCTGACCCTGCTGGACGAGACGGGCATCGGCTTCCGGGACGCGCACTGGCAGGCCGACCTGCGGGCCTGGCTGGCCCGGGGCGCCGACGGCAAGCCCGACACGTTCGCCGCTGAGATCGCCGAGACCGACCGGACCGCCTCTCTCGGCGCCGTACGGCACTGGGCGGCCGGGGACCTGGCGGCGGGCCCGTCCTCGGGGTCGTACCCCGCCAAGGGCATGCTGATCGTGCCCGCGTCGACGGCCTGCGTGGCCGGGGTCGCGCTCGGGCTCTCCAAGGACCTGCTGCAGCGCGCGGCGAGCGTGACGCTCAAGGAGGGGCGCCGCCTGGTCGTCACCGTCCGCGAGACCCCGCTGAACGGGCAGACCCTGCGGCACCTGGTGGCCCTGGACGACGCCGGGGCGACGGTCCTGCCCGCCTCGCCCGCCTTCTACGCGGGGGCGACGCACATCCAGGACCTGGTGGACTTCGTCGCCGGACGGGCCCTGGACGCGGCGGGCGTTCCGCACACCCTCTACCGCCGTTGGGAGGGCGACCTCGGCGGCGGCCGCACGACGACGCAACACCCCCACTACCCCAACTCAGCGGAAGGCTAG
- the mqnP gene encoding menaquinone biosynthesis prenyltransferase MqnP, protein MTSASAALPQQPGRTKAFLRLVMIEHSVFALPFAYIASLSAMYEWDENIHWGRLLLVTVAMVGLRTFAMAANRIIDREIDARNPRTAHRELVTGAMSVKHAWTGALVALVVFLGAAAALNPLCLALAPVAVIPMVVYPYGKRFTNFPQAILGLAQAMGPIGGWLAISGSWSWDAVILGLAVGIWIGGFDLIYACQDVETDREVGVRSVPARFGIPAAIWGARACHTVTTALFVWFALATDAGPFFWLGLVIVAGAFVYEHTLVRPHDLTRLNRAFFSVNGFIGIALFLCALLDLLVRGLTV, encoded by the coding sequence GTGACCAGCGCCTCCGCCGCCCTGCCCCAGCAGCCGGGACGCACCAAGGCGTTCCTGCGCCTGGTGATGATCGAGCACTCCGTCTTCGCGCTCCCCTTCGCCTACATCGCCTCCCTCAGCGCGATGTACGAGTGGGACGAGAACATCCACTGGGGCCGGCTCCTGCTCGTCACCGTCGCCATGGTGGGGCTGCGGACGTTCGCCATGGCCGCGAACCGGATCATCGACCGCGAGATCGACGCACGCAACCCGCGCACCGCCCACCGCGAACTCGTCACCGGCGCGATGTCGGTCAAGCACGCCTGGACCGGCGCCCTCGTCGCCCTCGTCGTCTTCCTGGGCGCCGCCGCGGCGCTCAACCCGCTCTGCCTGGCCCTGGCCCCCGTCGCCGTGATCCCGATGGTGGTCTACCCCTACGGCAAGCGGTTCACCAACTTCCCGCAGGCCATCCTCGGCCTCGCCCAGGCGATGGGCCCGATCGGCGGCTGGCTGGCGATCAGCGGCTCCTGGTCCTGGGACGCGGTGATCCTCGGCCTGGCCGTCGGCATCTGGATCGGCGGCTTCGACCTGATCTACGCCTGCCAGGACGTGGAGACCGACCGTGAGGTCGGCGTCCGGTCCGTGCCCGCCCGCTTCGGCATCCCCGCCGCGATCTGGGGCGCCCGGGCCTGCCACACCGTCACCACCGCCCTCTTCGTCTGGTTCGCCCTCGCCACCGACGCCGGCCCCTTCTTCTGGCTCGGCCTGGTGATCGTCGCCGGCGCGTTCGTCTACGAACACACCCTGGTCCGCCCCCACGACCTGACCCGTCTGAATCGGGCGTTCTTCAGCGTCAACGGTTTCATCGGTATCGCCCTCTTCCTCTGTGCCCTGCTCGATCTGCTGGTACGCGGTCTGACCGTGTAG
- a CDS encoding rhomboid family intramembrane serine protease gives MRGTESRGGEDALPVWSRGERAKAAAGLMAGWVALLWLLELVDVASGHALDGLGIEPRRTSELVDVVPAAFVHFGFGHVAANSVPLLVLGFLAALGGIRRFALVCALIVVADGLGVWLVAPAHTNTAGASGLIFGLFGFLLVSGFTERRPLGVVAGLLVAAVWGTSILTGLAPTQTGISWQGHLIGLISGLAAAFLFRRRTPADQRAGRLFQRRRLRG, from the coding sequence ATGCGGGGTACGGAAAGCAGGGGCGGCGAAGACGCGTTGCCCGTGTGGTCGCGGGGCGAGCGGGCGAAGGCGGCGGCCGGGCTGATGGCCGGCTGGGTGGCACTGCTGTGGCTGCTGGAGCTCGTCGACGTGGCGAGCGGCCACGCCCTCGACGGTCTCGGCATCGAACCGCGCCGCACTTCCGAGCTGGTCGACGTCGTACCGGCCGCGTTCGTCCACTTCGGCTTCGGGCACGTGGCCGCGAACAGCGTGCCGCTGCTGGTGCTCGGCTTCCTGGCGGCCCTGGGCGGGATACGCCGGTTCGCACTGGTCTGCGCGCTGATCGTCGTCGCCGACGGCCTGGGCGTATGGCTGGTGGCCCCCGCCCACACCAACACCGCGGGCGCCTCCGGCCTGATCTTCGGCCTCTTCGGCTTCCTCCTGGTCAGCGGCTTCACCGAACGCCGCCCCCTGGGCGTGGTGGCCGGCCTGCTGGTGGCCGCCGTCTGGGGCACCTCCATCCTCACCGGCCTGGCCCCCACCCAGACGGGCATCAGCTGGCAGGGCCATCTGATCGGCCTGATATCGGGACTGGCGGCGGCGTTCCTGTTCCGGCGGCGGACACCGGCCGATCAGCGGGCCGGGCGGCTCTTCCAGCGCCGTCGGCTCAGAGGGTGA
- a CDS encoding menaquinone biosynthesis decarboxylase produces MAYDDLRSLLRALEREGDLKRIKAEVDPYLEVGEIADRVQKSGGPALLFENVKGSAMPLAMNVFGTDRRLLKALGLKSFGDISDRIGGLLRPELPHGFVGVREAFGKLGAMAHVPPKKVKGDSAPVQEVVLRGDDVDLNALPALFTWPQDGGSFFNLGLTHTKDPESGIRNLGLYRLQRHDARTIGMHWQIHKDSRNHYQVAARRGERLPVAIAFGCPPAVTYAATAPLPGDIDEYLFAGFLAGRRIEMVDCRSVPLQVPAQAEVVLEGWLEPGRMLPEGPFGDHTGFYTPQEPFPALTIDCVTMRRRPLLQSIVVGRPPTEDGPLGRATERFFLPLLKIIVPDIVDYHLPEAGGFHNCAIVSIDKKYPKHAQKVMHAVWGAHMMSLTKLIVVVDADCDVHDLHEVAWRALGNTDYARDLSVVEGPVDHLDHASYQQFWGGKAGIDATRKWPEEGYTRDGGWPEMVLSDPETAARVDRRWKEYGL; encoded by the coding sequence ATGGCTTACGACGATCTTCGCTCCCTGCTCCGGGCGCTGGAACGCGAGGGCGACCTCAAGCGCATCAAGGCCGAGGTCGACCCGTACCTGGAGGTCGGGGAGATCGCCGACCGGGTGCAGAAGTCCGGCGGTCCCGCCCTCCTCTTCGAGAACGTCAAGGGCAGCGCGATGCCCCTGGCGATGAACGTGTTCGGCACCGACCGCCGCCTCCTCAAGGCCCTCGGCCTGAAGTCGTTCGGAGACATCTCCGACCGGATCGGCGGCCTGCTCAGGCCCGAACTGCCGCACGGCTTCGTCGGCGTCCGCGAGGCCTTCGGCAAGCTCGGCGCGATGGCGCACGTCCCGCCGAAGAAGGTCAAGGGCGACAGCGCCCCCGTGCAGGAGGTCGTGCTGCGCGGCGACGACGTCGACCTGAACGCGCTGCCCGCGCTGTTCACCTGGCCCCAGGACGGCGGCTCCTTCTTCAACCTGGGCCTCACCCACACCAAGGACCCCGAGTCGGGCATCCGCAACCTGGGCCTCTACCGCCTCCAGCGGCACGACGCGCGCACCATCGGCATGCACTGGCAGATCCACAAGGACAGCCGCAACCACTACCAGGTCGCCGCCCGCCGCGGCGAACGGCTCCCCGTCGCCATCGCCTTCGGCTGCCCGCCCGCCGTGACCTACGCCGCCACCGCCCCGCTGCCCGGCGACATCGACGAGTACCTGTTCGCCGGCTTCCTCGCGGGCCGGCGCATCGAGATGGTCGACTGCAGATCCGTTCCGCTCCAGGTCCCGGCGCAGGCCGAGGTCGTACTGGAGGGCTGGCTGGAGCCCGGCCGGATGCTCCCCGAGGGCCCGTTCGGCGACCACACCGGCTTCTACACCCCGCAGGAGCCGTTCCCCGCGCTCACGATCGACTGCGTGACGATGCGCAGGCGCCCCCTGCTCCAGTCGATCGTGGTCGGCCGCCCCCCGACGGAGGACGGCCCGCTGGGCAGGGCCACGGAACGCTTCTTCCTCCCCCTGCTCAAGATCATCGTGCCGGACATCGTGGACTACCACCTCCCCGAGGCCGGCGGCTTCCACAACTGCGCGATCGTCTCGATCGACAAGAAGTACCCCAAGCACGCCCAGAAGGTCATGCACGCGGTGTGGGGCGCCCACATGATGTCGCTGACCAAGCTGATCGTGGTCGTCGACGCCGACTGTGACGTCCACGACCTGCACGAGGTCGCCTGGCGCGCCCTCGGCAACACCGACTACGCCCGCGACCTCAGCGTCGTCGAGGGCCCCGTCGACCATCTCGACCACGCCTCCTACCAGCAGTTCTGGGGCGGCAAGGCGGGCATCGACGCCACGCGCAAGTGGCCCGAGGAGGGGTACACGCGCGACGGGGGCTGGCCCGAGATGGTCCTGTCGGACCCCGAGACGGCGGCGAGAGTCGACCGCCGGTGGAAGGAGTACGGACTGTGA